From Leucoraja erinacea ecotype New England chromosome 29, Leri_hhj_1, whole genome shotgun sequence:
ggacccagatcacctcctccatcaggctatcagcagagagcagaggccaccccgactgaagtcctgtcacccctttgctccacatggaaaacaactcctagcatccatccagccaactgggacaaaagcacactggatagccaccaagtggtcacaggagtggaaggcaacctcatctccattacacagttaCATCTCTGCACCAGAtagaagctgtccagggtctgacctccccagaggagtgtgggtgaagctcaacagacttggtactggagttgggcattacaatgccagcatgtggagatgggggctccctccgcccgagcccagcctgtgaatgtggagcagaacaacagacagccaaccatgtcatctccgggtgcccgctctaccacccaccaaatggagctcagggcctggcagacattgacgcagagacaacaacctggctgctcaacacctggcttgagatctaactattcctttggtttatttatgattcattcgcaagaagaagattgtATTACCCCGCTAcctggcgggactagtgtaggcgGGGTATCTTGTTCGacatggacacgttgggccgaagggcctgtttccaagttgtaacTCCAATCAGTAATTAACCAGGCAATGGGTGTAGTCAGAGGGGACTGGCAGTAAGAGCCAGATTTGCCATGTTGCTCCGCTATTCCCACTTCACTGGCACTGTGTCTCAATGCCTTTGTGCAACCCTGGGATGAATCAACTGTTGGGAGATTTTTTTCCCAAAAGGGCTATATTTAAACAGCTGTTTGAGGTTAAATTATGGCCGAATTTGTAAACTGTACATATTTAATTAATAGCTCCGCTTAAACGGCAAAAGCCACCATGTTTATTAGACTTGgtctatacagcgtggaaacgggccttgtggccagagtccatgccgatcaccgattacccgttcatactagttttgTCCTACACCGGAGGGAAATTTTtcagaagcgaattaacctacaaacctgcacgtttttggaatgtcgaaggaaaccgaagcacccagagaaaacccacgcagtcacagggagaacgtacaagctctgtatagacagcactcaaagtcgggatcgaacccgggtccctggcgctgtaaggcagttactctaccgctgcaccacagggcCACATTGGAAAGGAGATCTAAACCATATCCATTTGAGTCTCTGACAGCTGTCATATCTccacttgtgctccaaggaattacGTTTCTCGGTGGCAGAGAAAACTATTTAATTGGTGCACAAGGCCATGAATCCTCTGCAATTTAAAGATCTAAAAGAACAGGTTAAAGGGCTTGTGAAAacaaggaactactgatgctggtttatactaaagataaacacagagtgctggagtaactcagcaggtcaggcagccgagttactccaatactttgtggcTATCTTAGGTTAAAGGGCTTATTGTGTCTTAAGGACTGCCAGGAGTACTCAACACCATCAGAATTTGTTCACAGTAAGATCAGGTAAATAtaactgtgtaagaaagaactgcagatgctggtttaaatcgaaggtagacaaaggtctgaagaagggtctcgacccactgagttattccaacattttgtgtctacctggcaaATATAACTGTTTGCTGCTGTGTCGTGGGTTAGGTGTTAACAGGGCAAAGGGAGAACTCCCACAGTGCAAACGGGACACTGGTTTAACATTTCATTCAAAGGATAGCATTCTTACACTTGGTCCCAGTCACGTGCTAAGGTTCAGCAGCGAAGTTTCAACCACTACCAACGCCTTAAAAGACGAGTGTGATAATTAAAGATACATCACGGAACATTAATTTCAGACTCCCTTTATTTattcaacagaatatataaactttCTTGAGAAAGGAAGATATGTGGTTATCCACTAGCTGAAACAAACAGCCCAAATCTACTTTATACTGATTGTGAAACACAACCTTCATTTAATTTCACCCAAGAGCAAAATTCCAGTCACACTCAGATGGGTCGTACAATATACAGGCGAGGGGAGTGAAGCTGTTCGGGAACAAAATGGCCTAGTGATATATTGTACATTTTTGCAGAAGATTTATTCTAGATACAGCCTACAAGCTTTGTCTTACCTGATGCCAATAAGCAATGATCAAGACGAGATGTGTTATTTCCCCAGCCCCATTGACATTTACTAGGGGAACACCCAAACTATTCAAAATAAAATGTAGAGGGCTTTGCATGTTAAAACAATTTTATATTGCTGTAATAAAATGGACCTTTTTGGGATATGCTGTGTGGTGTATGGTTTCACTATTTACAGGGTCACATTCATATTTACTTGTCCAGGAGACCCAAGTATTTCATCTCGTGGACGCTGGCTTCAAGAAGGAGAACATTAAGACCACTGTCATGGACATCACTCCCCCGAAAGAATGCAGATACTACTCTTTCACAAAGATGATCACACCCCTGGTAACGAAGGACTAAAAAAGCCAAAACTCTGTTAGGAGCAACATTCATTTCTCTTTGCGATTCAGTATGGTCTTAGAACGTGAATTATTAATTTCATATCATTTCCAACATAGTGTTCCATAGAATACGTTGAAAGTGGAAAACAAGTTGACATGAATACTCTACTTTCATCACAATGAAACTAGAGTATTGGTATCAAACACTTTGAAATCAGGTTAGTCACTGTacaagtgcctatggaccatcaAAGTGTCTGTGCCCACATTTGCCTTACACTCTTAACCACTGGAGGTCTTACTTTCATTTGGAAGAATTTTTAGAATAGGGTCTATTGTACTCAAGGAGATTATAGATGCAGTTATCTCAAAAGGCCATCCTAACGTTAGGAAGCTTGGCTATGGCTGTTACTTTATACTTACAACTGATGCAATTATCGATTTTAAAGTCAATAACCAAGAAAATATTTATATTCACGATTTTAACAATAGGCGAAATTGAATCCAAATAGTATGTCCACTCGCGTTTAacgagtttttatagctatgaaGGGGAAGATCACAAATTAGTGCCAGAGAGTAGAGTTGGGCACATTGTTGCAACCACTTTGTACTGAGAGACGCTTGGAATAAAAATCTAATCAAATAATATTGTGGCATCATCTTTCTTGCATATAAATTTGGTATCTCGTCTCGATTACTCATCTAGGTGACGAACTAGCTGCAATTCCCCAGGCATTTCTCTTTGCTAGCTTTCGACAGCCAAAGCATTCACAGCACTCTGGTTCCTTGCTGCCAATGTTATTTGTGACACAGACTGGACTTTTTCCCAATTCTCAAAAGGTGGGAAAGGGTAATGCGCCCAGTCTATGTTAAACACATTTCTAGTACGTCAGGGAGATTACTGGGAAAACTATTACATCAGTATAgagtgatactgcatggaaatggGCTCAACttgccaacgtgccccatctacactaaacacagtcccttgcccaaagtaggggaatcgagaaccagaggacacaggtttacggtgagggggtggggggggagaagatttaatgggaaactgaagggtaacctttcaacatcaaggatggtgggtgtattgaatgagctgctggaggaggtagttgaggcagcttcaattgcaatgtttaagaaacatttggatatgtacatggataggacaagtttataggggtatgggccaaacaccagcaggtgggactagtttagtttacagcacagaaacaagcccttcggccaccCGAgagcacgctgaccagcgatccccacactcttacactaccccacacacactagggacaatttagaattatacctagacaattaccttacaaacctgtacgtctttgcaatgtgggaggaaactggagatcccagagaaaacccatgctggttaCGGAGAACGTAGACacgcatccgtagtcaggatcgaaccgggtctctggtgctgtgaggcatcaactctaccgctgtgccaccatgccgcactactagtgtagatgggacatgttggtcagtgtgggcaagttaggccaaggggcctgtttccacaccgtatgacgCTAtgacactcatcccacctgcccgcgtttgtccCATTACTCTCGAAACATTTCTAATCTTATCTACTGGAATCCAAGAATCCACGACAAAGGGAAAGGAACAATAAAGGTCAAGGAAACACCACTGATACCAAGTGTTGTTGGTTTTAAATGTCGGAAATTATTGAACCTACAATTGCCTcagaacagaaaatcaaaaatataCAAAGAGAAAGCCATAGAAATTCTTCAACTTTGAAACAGATATTTATAAGACGTCGTTATAGATGATATCACAATGTAAAGCGATCACTCTCCACCACAGAATCAGatcattaatctacaaacttcatAAATACAGGCAGCAGTTATACCGTCTATTTATTTCCGATACCAGACGCTTATCCTTCTTTCCCTCTTTATTTTCTTCTGAAGCTGCAGCAATCCATACAGAAGTGCTTCTGCTGTGGGTGGGCAGCCTATGGTGAAAGGGACATCAGTTACCAGATAAATTGCATTCAATAGCTTAAAAGGGGAATAGCAACACATTGTAAGGAATTTACTTTGATTGGAGACACAACCATTCTTCTCTGTCTAGTCCTCTTCTACCAAGCTTCCAGAATTGCTTGGTTTCATGAAGTTATCACACATTGAatttaatttcccccttccccccgcaTGTCACTGGTCTACTCGGTTGATGCATGTGTTAACACATAATCTTTCAATCAGGTCCAGGATTGGGAACACTGAGGGCAGGAGATCACTTTGCTCTGTACTTtgcactgattgattgattgataagtagatacagcatggaaactggtccttcggcccatcaaggccacgtcgaccatcgatcacccgttcacactagttctacgttacccCACTTTTGCACCAGTCAGACAattcagaggccagttaacccacaaactcgcacatctttgggatgtgggatgaaactggagcacctagaggaaacctaAACGCGTGCtaactccacaaaggcagcacccGAAGTCTGagtcgaagctgggtctctggggcagagaaactgtagctcaaccagctgcaccactgtgccgccctctgcATCTACTATTCCTTATAACTTCATGTCCCCGTTTTCTTactgctacagaaggcagagtCATACAGTACAACCTGTGACAATTTTCCAATGATCAATAGTACTTACCTGGGACATAAATATCCACTGGCACAATTCTGTCGCAGCCCCTCACCACAGCGTAGGAGTAATGGTaatacccgccaccatttgcacaGCTGCGTGGAACAGAAACATAGTGGAACGTTATCTTCCATGCCATAAAGATGAAAGTATGTTGAAAAATCCAAGCTGTAGTTAGTATTCTCACCTGCCCATGGAGACCACATAGCGAGGTTCAGGCATCTGATCGTAAACCTGTACAACACAGTGATATGTGAATCAGAATTCACCTCGAATTGTGTAATAGTTTGTTGGTTTATCAATATTTATCTATTGGGACTGATCTAACAGAGGCTCATTTTTGTAGAAAATAACAGCACCAAGCTCAAAATATGACCCATTGGCCATTGTCACATTGACACGAGGATTCTGACACTGACATTCTCTCCTTCATTCACTGACTGGCCTCTCCACTGCACATTTCTCTAGCTTACTCTGCTATGGTTGCAGCTTTTCAGCATCTTGATATTTACGTGCTGGAGAAGGACGCGAGCAGAAAGAACGCGCaccgctgggcggcacggtgccgcagcagtagagctgctgcctcacagcgccagagattcgggatcgatcctgaccacaggtgctgtctgtgtggagtttgtacgtactccccgtgaccagagtgggttttctttgggagctccggtttcctcccaccctccaaagacgtacaggggtgCAAGTTAattggatggtgaatctgtggaattctttgccacagaaggctgtggaggccaagtcagtggatatatttaaggaagagatagatagattcttgattagtacgggtgtcagaggttatggggagaaggcaggagaatggggttaggagggagtgttagatcagccatgattgaatggcagagtagatgatgggccgaatggcctaattctgctcctaatctTATGAATTGGCTTtgttacaattgtaaattgtccccagtgtgcaggatagtgtttgtgtgcggggatcgctggtcgacgcggacacggtgggccgaatggtctgtttccgcggtgtatcgataaactaaactaaactaaaaaacgaaacACAAGAAGAATCCCTCAATCGCTGAGGTTACCTTGCGAAGGGCGGGAGCCATTTTGTTTGTGAGAGTGCCGGCCACGATCATAACATCCGATTGCCGGGGACTGGCACGGAAGACAATGCCAAACCTGTCCATGTCGTACCTTGGCGCTGCCATGTGCATCATTTCTACAGCGCAGCAGGCCAGCCCAAATGTCATGGGCCACAGAGAACTCTGaaagttaatttaaaaataaagctGTGATACACTTGCGACTgaacaacaactaagttacagaggtaggttgaataagttaggtctttattctctggagtgcagaaggttaaggggggacctgatagaggtctttaaaatgatgagagggatagacagagttgatgtggacaagcttttccctttgagaaatgGGATCGGAAAAAAAGTATTTTATCTTTGGGAATTGGTCCAAAATACTTCATTAAGATATACAGGGGGTTCATCAGTACAATCAGATTCCAACGTGGCTATAAATGGAAACGTGGATCAGGTACCTGGCCCAGGTGCTGAGACCACTCATATTGAAGTAATGGCCAAGAATGCacaccaatgcctttacttccttagaagggaTAGGAGGTTTGACAAGTCCCCAACAActcccaccaacttctacaggtgcgccgtagagagcattttaatcaggatgtatcacagcatggcttgggaacagctccatccgaaaacacaagaaattgcagagaattgtggacacatcccaaaccaacctcccttccattgactccaccctATGCTGCCTCTGCGAGGTGACCAGCATAATCAACACAGGTCGCAACCCaaccgctccctcttctcccctctcccatcagtcaaaaagtatagaagtgagaaagtccagattcagggatagtttcttcccagctgttattaggcaactaaaccatcctaccaacaactagagagcagtcctgagctactttctacctcattggagaccctcagactatctttgattggactttactggacttgatcttgcaccaaacgttattccctttatcatatatctgtacactcactgtggatggcttgactgtaatcatgtattgtcgtcccgctgactggttagcacacaacaaaagcttttcactgggcctcggtacacgtggcaataaactaaacgtaACTCAATACCAGGCTCCGAGTCATCTTTCTCTGCAGGAAGTAAAGGGACAGGTTGCAAAGGCGACACTTACTCGTCGTGCCCAGTTGACGAGGTCGTCCAGTTTAGTGATGACAAACTCCCCCTTGTTGCTGGGAAGCGAGAATCTCTTGGAGGGCAACGCAGCCCTCGATTCCTTTGCCAATGCGGAGCTGCAAACAAAGAATTCCACGTCTTTTCACAGCCTTAATAATAGGAAATGCAGTGAAGTCTGACACTTTGTTGGCGATTATACAAATTCAGTTGAGATAACAATGGGGATTACggggtgaggttttttttttttttttttttaaactttatggGTCAAAGTGCACTGCTAGTAATACGAGCATTTATTAGCCATCCTTCAGGAATGCTGTGGAGAGTCTTCTTTTAAACTACTGTAATTAATCAGCAGCCtgaatctatgttatcccattttctcatccattctctACACGTGGGATTGATTTTTTATGAGAGGCCGACTAAACTACAAACTCGCATGTCGTCACATTGAGAGATGGGCTGCAACATGTTCTTGAAACCAATGGATATGGAGAAATGATACTTGAATTTACCTGCTTGCATTTTCTGTCACTGTGGTCTGATGGAGACAGCGTGATTGATTAGCAAGAAGTGAACTGGgtctgaaaggaaaaaaaaggatagGTAATAGACAAACAAGATGCACAGTGTGCTGTGCATTGATCTTAAGGATATTTCCTACACAGAAGTACCTGCACGGAAGTACATTTTCTGCAGGGCAGTTTGAGCTCTTAGTTTCCATGGCTTAAAGCATTTCACCAAAGGTGCAATGCACAAAGCTGGAAAAAGCTACATTTCTTCCTCTTtttgctcccatccagcagacacagaagcttgaaagtggacactgtcagactcaggaacagcttcttcctttctgttatcaggcttctgaaaagCCCTTCCATATGCGAGGGTACTGGCCGAttctcctctaccccattgcaggcgttagactttgtctatggaactgatgtgctacaatgctgagaactatattctgcactctgtatcttcccctttgctctacttgagtttgacgattgtatttatgtatattatcTGATCGAATCCGAATGGcatgtaaaacaaaacttttctctgtacctctgtacatgtgataacAATAAACCTCCACTTAAGGGGATACAGCACAAAGCTTCAACTGACTGCCTTCTGGGATGAACTGAAGCAGGTGATCCCACAGATGGAGCACCTGGAATCAAAACAGAAGATGCTGGGAACATTTGGGAGTATTTTAGGGGGATGTTTATGGAGAAAGCTGTTCTTGCGCTGCACATGAAACAAAGGCAGCTCCGAATCTCTCAGCACAGGTTTGAACTGGGGTACTCCACACAAGCCTGATGGAGCCCAACCTTATTGGTATGTTTGGTTTAGCTCAGGTCCTCAGgttgagcaggaaggaactgcactggGTTTGACTCAGGGTGGGCCTTAATTTTGAACTCAGAAGATGCTGCCTGCAGTAgagcatttgaaatattttctggtcatcgaatttccagcatcttgtTTGTGTCCAGCTTCGCCATCTAAGGGAGACTCTGAACAGTGATCAAGACTTTGCCACTGGACTAAACCCAGGCTGCGGTCACTAACTATCCAGCAGCAGAGAGCTGAAGAGTGGGATTCCAGCTCAGTGATGATGTGCATTAACATCGACGTTAGTGTACGTCACCAACAGCATACATTATACGTCTTGTAAAAGACGTTTGTCTTCCAGAAATATTATAGAGCCCATCATGATTAATTAGCTGGATTGAAGAAACTGGTCTTCCATTCACATTACTCATTCCACATTATTCGTTgacttcaggtttattattgtcacgtgtaccgagataaggggaaaagcttttgtttgtgtgcgatCTAAATCAATCAGATCATACTATCTACATGGGTACAATCAAGTCGTACACAAGTACAGCAGTTCAACAAAGAATAAAATACtagggtgcagaatataatgttcagcattgtagcattacaTTCCATAGAAGATCCAATGTcgcaatgagtttagtttagtttattgttattgtcttgtgtactgaggtacagtgaaactttttgttgcgtgctacactGTCATGGAAAagagtatacatgattacaatcaagccgtccatatcGTACACAtcgtacaggataaagggtacaaaagGTTGGAGGATTGTGACTaaaccctagcttatgggagaaACTGTCCTCTGgcaacagaaacgtcacctagcccttttctccagagatgttgcctgacctgcagttattccagcactttgtgtcaaacaTTAGGGAATATGTCCCATCATCAGTACAGTCATATCCTAAACATAACCCTGAAATAAATAGGGTGAAGTAATTAACTAGGCTTTGCagactcagttcagtttattgtcacgtgtaccgaggtacagtgaaaagcttttgttttgtgctaacc
This genomic window contains:
- the ndufs7 gene encoding NADH dehydrogenase [ubiquinone] iron-sulfur protein 7, mitochondrial, with translation MAALKLGALRLGKFVTFVSRPSSLLANQSRCLHQTTVTENASSSALAKESRAALPSKRFSLPSNKGEFVITKLDDLVNWARRSSLWPMTFGLACCAVEMMHMAAPRYDMDRFGIVFRASPRQSDVMIVAGTLTNKMAPALRKVYDQMPEPRYVVSMGSCANGGGYYHYSYAVVRGCDRIVPVDIYVPGCPPTAEALLYGLLQLQKKIKRERRISVWYRK